A window of the Gossypium hirsutum isolate 1008001.06 chromosome A03, Gossypium_hirsutum_v2.1, whole genome shotgun sequence genome harbors these coding sequences:
- the LOC107886631 gene encoding TORTIFOLIA1-like protein 4: MSSKNRSPQSLQQQLHDLKQRVFTCLNKLADRDTLALASAELESIARNLTVDSISPFLNCLHNTDSSAKSPVRRQCVILLTLMSQSHGNVLSPHLSKMISTLARRLRDPDSAVRSACVEATTAMSSHITKPPFSVLSKPLIEMLVVEQDVNSQIGAAMCLSAAIEAAPDPETEQLKKVLPKLGKLVRSESFKAKAAVFGVIGNVASVGGAGSKGVLDWFVPCAVESLSSEDWGTRKAAADALGKVAMAEKELAAEYKAACVTALGNKRFDKVKIVRETMNRSLDLWKDVPGVCEEVSTTSQSDSSSIDNGSVGCFTSVSKGMNDVGFRTPQSKKVVPTSRSPPSDASAASTAKKETSLKSNNSNSNTRRLDRSKSSDWKIETVQPKSLFSEASGNYNIKRSVSFGKAHDEKVQKFGGLRSRSQVLPFHDEENLDVTDKNAALDVDESPKDIEDLCLIREQLAQIEDQQSNLLNLLQKFIGSSQSGINSLETRVNGLEMALDEISYDLAISSGRILNMDSTDNTCCKLPGAEFLSPKFWRKTESRFSTSRLPSSGRMLSLNAVHNLYDKDSGGEMYKPAYSRGYQRQAGSGFVMNPVGDAGSDIRDNPGFSKNTIQNAERFQVGNASASDGTSLVSCTAPTNLSSRF, from the exons ATGTCTTCTAAGAATCGGTCACCGCAAAGTCTTCAACAGCAACTGCACGATCTCAAACAACGCGTTTTCACTTGCCTTAACAAACTCGCCGACCGCGACACTCTCGCTCTCGCTTCCGCTGAGCTCGAGTCCATCGCTCGGAACCTGACTGTCGATTCCATCTCTCCCTTCCTCAACTGCCTTCACAATACCGACTCTTCCGCCAAGTCTCCCGTTCGGAGGCAATGTGTAATCCTTTTGACTTTGATGTCTCAGTCGCACGGTAACGTCTTATCTCCCCACCTTTCTAAGATGATTTCCACCCTTGCTCGCCGCCTCCGTGACCCCGACTCCGCCGTCCGGTCCGCTTGTGTCGAGGCAACGACCGCTATGTCGTCTCACATCACGAAGCCTCCATTTTCTGTTTTGTCGAAGCCTTTGATCGAAATGCTCGTGGTGGAGCAAGACGTTAACTCGCAGATCGGTGCGGCGATGTGTTTGTCCGCGGCGATCGAGGCGGCGCCGGATCCCGAGACGGAGCAGCTTAAGAAGGTGTTGCCGAAGTTGGGGAAGTTAGTGAGGAGCGAGAGTTTCAAAGCGAAAGCGGCGGTGTTTGGAGTTATTGGAAACGTCGCTAGTGTTGGCGGTGCCGGAAGTAAAGGAGTCCTGGATTGGTTTGTGCCATGCGCGGTGGAGTCTTTGAGTAGCGAAGACTGGGGAACGAGAAAGGCGGCGGCGGACGCGTTAGGGAAGGTGGCTATGGCGGAGAAAGAACTGGCAGCTGAGTATAAAGCGGCGTGTGTGACCGCTCTTGGCAATAAGAGGTTTGATAAG GTAAAGATTGTCCGAGAAACCATGAATCGTAGTTTGGATTTATGGAAGGATGTTCCTGGAGTTTGTGAGGAAGTCTCCACCACTTCTCAATCCGACTCATCTTCAATAG ATAATGGTAGCGTTGGATGCTTTACTTCAGTTTCCAAAGGTATGAATGATGTTGGTTTTAGAACTCCCCAATCAAAAAAAGTTGTCCCTACGAGCAGGTCCCCTCCTTCTGATGCCTCGGCTGCGTCCACTGCCAAGAAAGAGACATCCCTGAAAAGTAATAATAGCAACAGTAACACTCGTAGGCTGGACCGCTCAAAATCTTCTGATTGGAAGATTGAAACTGTTCAGCCGAAGTCTTTGTTTTCTGAGGCCTCTGGTAATTACAATATCAAAAGGAGTGTATCCTTTGGCAAGGCCCATGACGAAAAAGTGCAGAAATTTGGCGGTTTGAGGTCTCGGTCTCAGGTGCTTCCTTTTCATGACGAGGAGAATTTAGATGTTACTGATAAAAATGCTGCTCTAGATGTCGATGAGAGTCCAAAAGACATCGAGGATCTGTGTTTGATCCGTGAACAACTTGCTCAGATTGAAGATCAGCAGTCCAATCTATTGAACCTCCTCCAG AAATTCATTGGGAGCTCCCAAAGTGGGATTAATTCTCTAGAGACACGCGTAAATGGCCTGGAGATGGCTCTGGATGAAATATCATATGACTTGGCCATTTCAAGTGGCAGGATTCTGAACATGGATTCTACAGATAACACATGTTGCAAGCTGCCTGGTGCTGAATTTTTGAGTCCCAAGTTCTGGAGGAAAACTGAAAGTCGGTTTTCTACTTCAAGGTTACCTTCTTCGGGGCGCATGCTTTCGCTAAATGCAGTACATAACTTATATGATAAAGATTCTGGGGGTGAAATGTATAAGCCAGCATACAGCCGAGGATATCAGCGTCAAGCTGGAAGTGGATTTGTTATGAACCCAGTGGGTGATGCTGGCAGTGACATAAGAGATAATCCAGGGTTCTCAAAGAACACCATTCAAAATGCTGAGAGGTTCCAGGTTGGCAATGCTAGTGCTTCTGATGGGACTTCCCTGGTTAGTTGTACAGCTCCAACGAACCTTAGCAGCAG ATTTTGA